The nucleotide sequence GACGTCGTAGGTGCCGCGGACGACGACGTCCTTGGCGGCGAGCTCGGCGAACAGCGCCGTGACCTCGTCGGCGAGCTCGGCGCGCGACGTGGCGCCCAGCGGCGAGCGCAGCCGGAACACCGACCACATGGTGTAACGGATGACCTGGTTCAGCTCGCGGGCCTTCGGCCTGGCCGCGGTGTCGTCGCTCATGTCTCGATCCTGGCACGCCGGTCCGACAGGTACGCGGCCACCCCACTGGCCGCATCGTGGGCCGCGCCGACGCAGGCGGCCAGGCCGACGCCGTCGTACACGGCCCCGCAGACCGCAAGCCCGGGCAGGGCGTCGACGGCGGCTCGCACCCTCGCGACGCGGTCCAGGTGGCCGACGGCGTACTGGGGCAGCGCCCCGCCCCACCGGGTGACCCGCGAGTCGGCGACGGCGCCCGCGTAACCGGTCGCCGCGCGGACGTCGGCCAGCGCGGCCGCGACCAGCTCGTCGTCGTCGCGCTGCAGGTCGCTGGCCTCGCCGTGCCGGCCCAGCGACGCGCGCAGCAGCACCAGCCCGCCGGCCCGCCCACCCAGCCACGGCCACTTCACCGACGAGAACGTCACCGCCTTGATCGTCCGCCCGTCCACCGGCGGCACCAGGAACCCGGTCGACGACGGCGCCGCCGGGAACCCGTCCGCTGGGAGGGCCAGGGTCACGATCGCCATGCTGGCCGCCTCGACCCCGCCGAGCTCGGCCGCGGCCGCCGGAGCCGCGTCCGCCAGCAGCCGGGCCGCCGCCACCGCGGGCGTCGCCACCACGACCGCGTCCACGTCCAGCACGGACGGCTCCGGGACCGGGCCGATCACCAGCCGCCAGCCATCCGCCGTCCGCTCCACCGAGCGCACCGTCACGCCGGTGCGGACGTCCGCACCGGACGCCGCCGCCACCGCGCCCGGCAACCGCCCGACGCCGCCGGTCAGGCCGGCGAACACCGGCCCCGCCCCCGCCGCCGCACCAGGCGACGCCGCGGCGACCGCCTCGCCCAACGTCCGCGCCGTCCGCACCGCCGCCCCGAGCGCGGGCACCGTCGCGTCCAGGGACAGCTCGTCCGCGCGCCCCGCGTACACGCCGCCGAGCAGCGGCTCGACCAGCCGGTCCGCCACCGCGTCGCCGTACCGCGACCGCACCAGCCGCCCGATCGCGACGTCCTCCTCGACCCGCAGCTGAGGATACGACGCGTCCCGGGCGATCGCCGCCGTCATCTCGGCCACCGTCAGCACCCCGGCCAGCTGCGCGGGATCGGCGGGCACGCCCATCACCGTCCCGGCGGGCAGCGGCACGATCGCGCCGCGGCTCCACAGCCCCGCACCGACCGACGCCGGATGCACCACGTCGTCGCCCAGTCCCACCGCGACGGCCAGGTCGACCGCCTCTGGCCGGCGCGCCAGCAGCGACTCCGCGCCCTCGTCGACCGGCAGCCCGGCGACGTCGGACACCCGCAGGTGACCGCCGACGACCGGCTGCTTCTCCAGCACGACGATCTCGGCGTCAGGCCCGAGCGACTGCCGCAGGAACCACGCCGCCGCCAGTCCGCTGATCCCGCCGCCGACCACCGCCACCCGCACATCGATCACGCGCCCCAGCATGGCATGCACCCCTCCCACGCCCGTGACCAGGTCGTTCCCCGATCGTGACCAGCGGTTCCGCAACCCTGGCGAAGGTCGAGCCGTCGAATCAGGCAACAGACCTCGGGAGGCGTCATGACACGACGAACGGTGTTCGGGACGACCATCACCCTGCTCGCGGCGCTGGCTCTGGCCGGCTGCGGCGGCTCCGACGACTCAGACAGTGGCAGCGACAGCGCCGGCGGCTCCGCGGCCGACCTCTCCGCCCCCGAGGCCGACGCCCCGGCCGGCGAGGGCGACGGCGAGGCCGCCCAGAACGATGCCGCCCAGGACGAGGCCGCGCCCGAAGAGGCCCAGTCCGACGGCGGCGTCCTCGCGAACGTCGCCTCCGCCGTTGAGGGCCGGTCCATCATCTACACCGTCGACCTCTCCATCGAGACCGACAACGTCGTCGCGGCGGCGAACCGGGCGGCCGCCATCGCGACGACGTCCGGCGGCTTCGTCGCCAGCGAGCAGGTCGACGGCGACCGCGACGCCGTCCTCACGCTGAAGGTCCCGGCCGACGGCCACCAGCAGGCGGTGACCGAGCTCGAGACGCTCGGCGACGTCACCAGCCGCAGCCGCGGCACTGAGGACGTCACCCAGGAGGTCGTCGACACCGCGTCGCGGATCGAGTCGCAGCGGGCCAGCATCGTCCGCATCCGCGCCCTGCTGGCCGACGCGACGGCGCTCACCGACGTCGTCAGCATCGAGTCCGAGCTGGCCACCCGCGAGGCCGACCTGGACGCGCTGCTGAGCCGGCAGCAGCAGCTGGCCGGGCTGACCACGATGGCCACCGTCACCCTGCACCTGTACGAGCAGGGCGAGGCCCCGCCGCCGCAGGAGGAGGACGACGACCGCGGGTTCCTCGCGGGGCTGGCCGGCGGGTGGGACGCGTTCGTGGCCGTCGGCGGCGGGTTCCTGACCGCGCTCGGGGCGGTGCTGCCGTTCGCCGCGCTGGCCGCGCTGGTCGGCGTCCCCGCCTACCGGATCACGCGGCGCCGACGGGGTCAGGCGCCGGCCGCGGCCCCCGCCACCCCCGCGCCGCCCGCCGCCTGAACCGTCTCGACCACCCGGGCCAGCACGCCGGGGTCGGTGGCCGGGAGCACGCCGTGGCCGAGGTTGAAGATGTGCGCCGGCGCCCGCCGGCCCTCGGCCACGATGCGGTGCACCTCGCGCTCGACGACCGGCCAGTCCGCACCCAGCAGCGCGGGGTCGAGGTTGCCCTGCAGCGGCTTGCCCGGCACCCGCAGGGCGGCCTCGTCCAGCGGCAGCCGCCAGTCGACACCGACGACGTCGGCGCCGGCCGAGGCCATCAGCGGCAGGAACTCGGACGTCCCGACGCCGAAGTGGATGCGCGGCACGTCGATGACGCTGTCGAGCACCTCGGCGCTGTGCGGGTGGACGTACTTGGCGTAGTCGGCGGCCGACAGGGCACCGGCCCACGAGTCGAACAGCTGGACGGCGCTCGCGCCGGCCCGCACCTGGACGTCGAGGAACATCGCGGAGATGCCGGCGACCCGGCTGAGCAGCTCGTGCCACAGCTCCGGGTCGCTGTGCATGAGCGCCTTCGTGACCTCGTGGTGCTTCGACGGCCCGCCCTCGACGAGGTACGACGCCAGCGTGAACGGCGCCCCGGCGAAGCCGATCAGCGGAGTGCCGCCCAGCTCGCCGACCAGCGCGCGCACCGCCTCGTCGACGAACGAGACTTCGCCGGGCTCCAGCGGCCGCAGCAGGTCGAGGTCGGCCCGGCTGCGGATGGGACGGCCGAGCACCGGCCCCACACCCGGCTTCACGTCGACGTCGACACCCACCGCACGCAGCGGCACCACGATGTCGGAGTAGAAGATGGCGGCGTCGACACCGTAGCGCCGGACCGGTTGTAACGTGATCTCGGTCACCATGTCGGGCCGGGTGCACGACTCCAGCATCGGCACGCCCTCGCGCAGCCGGCGGTACTCGGGCAGCGAGCGCCCGGCCTGCCGCATGAACCACACAGGTGGACGGCTCGTGCGCTCGCCTCGGCAGGCGCGCGCGAACAGGCTGTCGGACGGATCCGCGGGCGCGGCGGCGTTCTCGTCGTAGGTCACGGTCACATCACTGATCGTCGCATGGCGGGCGTGCCTGCCTGACGCGACCGTCAAACGGGCCTAGTCTGCCAATTGTGGCAAGGGACACCGAGGGTCTCCAGCCGGGGGTACCGGCTGTCTTCGAGCGTGCCGTGCGTTCACTGACGTCTGCGCAGTTCCGGCGCGAGGTCCGGCTCGAGGAGACCCCCGCACCGAAGCGGCTGGCGCCGCACACACACGCGCTCAGCGCCGACGTGTTCGTCGACGAGGCCGACGAGGACGCCACCGCCACCGGCCGGCTCGTGCTGCTCTACGACCCCGCCGGCCAGGAGTCCTGGCACGGCGAGTTCCGTCTCGTCACGTACCTGCGCGCCAGCCTCGAACCCGAGATGGGCGCCGACCCGCTGCTGCTCGCCGTCGGCTGGACCTGGATCATCGACTCGCTGGCCGGCCGGTCCGCGCCGTACACCGCGGCCAGCGGCACCGTCACCCGGGTCGCGTCCGAGGGCTTCGGCGGCATGGCCGGCGAGCTGGCCAGCGCCGAGATCGAGATCCGCGCGTCCTGGACGCCGCTCGAGCCCGACCTCACCGCGCAGGCCCTGGCCTGGGGCGACGCGTTGACGACGGCGGCCGGCCTGATGCCGCTGCCGGCCGGCGTCGTCCCGATGCCACCCACACGTCGTAGGCGGGGTCGTTGACTTTGACGGACGACGCCTCGACTCCGTTGCTGGAGCCGCGCGACGGCCTTCCGGACGTCGTCACCGACGACGACACGCTGAAGGCCACGATCGCGGCGTTCGCGGCCGCCGACGGACCGGTGGCCGTCGACGCCGAGCGGGCGTCCGGCTACCGCTACGGCCACCGCGCCTACCTCATCCAGCTGCGCCGGCGGGGCGCGGGCACGGCGTTGATCGACCCGATCCCGCTGCCCGACCTGTCCGCGCTGGGCGCCGCGCTGGCCGACACCGAATGGGTGCTGCACGCCGCGTCGCAGGACCTCGCCTGCCTCGCCGAGGTCGGCATGAAGCCGGTCCGGCTGTTCGACACCGAGCTGGCCGGCCGCCTGCTCGGGCTCCCCCGCGTCGGGCTCGGGCCACTGGTCGACAGCGTGCTCGGCTACGCGCTGGAGAAAGGCCACTCGGCCGCCGACTGGTCCACCCGGCCACTGCCCGAGGACTGGCTGCGCTACGCCGCCCTCGACGTCGAGCTGCTGGTCGAGCTGCGCGACGCGCTGGAGGAGCGGCTGCGCGACGCCGGCAAGCTCGGCTGGGCGCACGAAGAGTTCGCCGCCATCGCCGCGGCGCCGCAGCAGGAGCCGCGCGCCGACCCGTGGCGGCGCACGTCCGGAATGCACCGCATCCGCGACCGCCGCCGGCTCGCCGTCGTCCGTCAGCTCTGGTACGCCCGCGACGAACTGGCCCGTCAGCGCGACCTCTCCCCCGGCCGGGTGCTGCCCGACGCCGCCATCGTCGAGGCCTCGCTCACCATGCCGACCAGCGCCGAGGCGATGTCCGCGATGCCGGTCTACCGGGGCCGGTCGCAGCGGCGCGAGCTGTCGCGCTGGTTCGGCGCCGTCGCCGACGCCCGCGCGCTGCCCGACAAGGAGCTGCCGCCGCAGACCGCGCCGTACGACGGCCCGCCGCCGCCGCGCGCCTGGGCGACCCGCCAGCCCGACGCCGCCGCCCGGCTGACCGCCGCGCGCGCCCGCGTCGGCGAGATCGCCGAGGCCAACGAGCTGCCGGTCGAGAACCTGCTGACCCCCGACACGCTGCGCCGGGCGGCCTGGCAGCCGCCGGCGCCGGCGACCGCCGAGGCCATCGGCGAGCTGTTCCGCTCGCGCGGCGCCCGGGAGTGGCAGATCGAGCTGACGGCTGACGCCGTCGCCGACGCGTTCGCGAACCCGGCCCCGCCGGAGCCGGCGTCGCCGCCGGAGGCCCCGCCTGAGCCGCCCGCGCCGGAGGCCGGGTCGCCGGAGGCCGGGCCGCCGGAGCCCGCCGCCTGAGGCGGCCGTCCTACTCGTAGGCCAGATAGCGGCCCGGTTTGTCCGGCTCCTCGACCTCGAACCGCAGCTCGAGGTCGGTGTCGCGGATCAGCTCGACCTGCTGGGTGAACTGCTCGTTGGTGACGAACAGATAGCCGCCCAGACGCCAGTCCGTCGCCAGCCAGGTCCGCAGCGCGTCGAGCAGCACCCGGTCCGTCCGCGCCGCCAGCCGGGACCGGCGCACCCAGAAGTAGACCGCCGCGGCGTAGTCGTCCCACCGGTGGTCGCCGACCGGCGTGATGCGCGCCCCGGCGAACGAGCGCCCGTCGGTCGGCATGAGGTAGACGCAGCCGAGACACTCCGTGCCGGCCGGGTCCATGACGGTGTACGTGAACGCCTGGCGGGCGACGTGCCGCTCTTCCAGCTTCTCCAGGTCGGCCCGGTTGGCGGCGACGGTGAAGTCGTCCTCGGGCCAGGTCGTCTGCTCCCAGGTGCGCAGGTAGTCCCGGCTCTCCATGACGGCCGCGTAGTCGAGCTCGGCGTCGGTGGCCAGGATCGGCCGCAGGACGAAGCCGTCCGTCGTCAATCCGCTCGGAGGTTCGACGTTCTCCAGACGCATGCCACTCACTCCTTCTCGGCGCCCAGCAGCGACAGGCAGGGTTCGAGGCCCTCGATCGTGACGTCGACGCTGCGGTGCTGCTCCCAGGCCTGCCGGGTCAGCCGGAACCGCTGCTCGAAGGTCAGCTTCCCCTTGGAGACGCTGCGGCCGACGCCGTTCTCGGCGTAGCCGAGCTTGCGCGACACCTGCAGCGAGGCGTGGTTGTCGAGGTAGCCGACCGACACCGCCTCGTCGGCGCCCAGCCCGGCGAAGGCCAGGTGCAGCATGGCCGCGCGCATCTCGGTGCCGATGCCCCGCCCCTGGTGGCGCAGGCCGAGCCAGGACTCGGAGTGGATCTCACGCTGGATCGCGAAATCGTCGGCCTCCAGCTCCTGGACGCCGACCGGCACGCCGTCGGCGAAGACGGCCAGGTTCAGTGCCCAGGAGTCCGGCTTCAGCTCCGCCAGGGTCTTCCAGTGACGTTGGATGACGCGGCGGGCCAGCTGGTCGGGCGGCAGTTCGGTCCACGGCACGCCGAACGGCATCAGGTCCGGTCCATGGATTCCGTCGACGGCCAGCTCCCCGAGCTCGGCCAGTTCCTCGGGCGTCGGCAGCCGCAGCTCCAGCCTGGGGGTGCGCAGCCGCAGCCCCAGTACCGGGAAGTGATCGATCAGCATCGCCGACAGTCTGCCCGTGGTCTCCGGGCGGCGCCAGCGGATATTCCAGGCCGCCGGCTCAGCCGTCGACGTAGCCGGAGCGGGCGAACCGCTCGCGCGCCACCGTCCACGCGTACCGGTCGAACCGGCCGTCGTCGCGGATGGCGTCGACCGCGCCGTAGGCCATGAGCAGCGCCTGGTCGATGTTCTCCAGCACGAACAGGCCCTGCCGGCCGAGCGTGACCACGCGGCGGATCATGCGGGCCCAGGTGTCGACGTCGCTGAGGTCGTGCTCGTAGCCGACCCGGTAGATCGGGTGCGACTGGCCGATGCGGCGGCTCTCGACGTGGACGCGGTTGACCTTCGGCAGCCCGGTGAGCCCCAGCGTCTCGTCGACGAGGTCGGCCAGCGACTCGTCGTCGAGCCCCCACACGTCGTCGGTCATCGCGCACGGGATCTCGGCGCACAGCACGGACCGGTCGGCGGGGTCGTCGGGGTTGGCGCGGTAGTTGGGCGGCTCGGAGATGCGGATGACCGGCGTGCGCGGGTCGGGGATGTCGTGGGAGTCGAACGGGCTCCACCGGCCGCCCTGGTGGACGACGTAGACCAGCAGCATCGCGCGGTAGCGCAGCCGCGCGGACGACTCGATCGACGTCAGCGACGGCGCCGGCCGGGCGATGCGGGCCAGCACCGGCAGCGGCAACGTCGAGAACACCAGCCCGCCGGTGATGAGGTCGCCGTCCTGCGTGCTGACCTCGACCTCGTCCTCGGTGACGCGGACGCGGTCGACCTCGGCCTCACAGCGGATCTCGACGCCGGCCGTCACGGCGGCGTCGGCGAGCACCTCGACCAGCTGCCCGAACCCGGTGCGCGGGTAGTAGTAGCCGCCGCCGGTGGCCGACGTGCCACGCTTGCGGCTGCGGCGCAGGGCCCGCGCGGCGACCCGCCAGGTGCCGAGCCGGTCGGTCTGCCGGCGGGCCTGGTCGGCGCTGA is from Jiangella alkaliphila and encodes:
- the hemG gene encoding protoporphyrinogen oxidase; the protein is MLGRVIDVRVAVVGGGISGLAAAWFLRQSLGPDAEIVVLEKQPVVGGHLRVSDVAGLPVDEGAESLLARRPEAVDLAVAVGLGDDVVHPASVGAGLWSRGAIVPLPAGTVMGVPADPAQLAGVLTVAEMTAAIARDASYPQLRVEEDVAIGRLVRSRYGDAVADRLVEPLLGGVYAGRADELSLDATVPALGAAVRTARTLGEAVAAASPGAAAGAGPVFAGLTGGVGRLPGAVAAASGADVRTGVTVRSVERTADGWRLVIGPVPEPSVLDVDAVVVATPAVAAARLLADAAPAAAAELGGVEAASMAIVTLALPADGFPAAPSSTGFLVPPVDGRTIKAVTFSSVKWPWLGGRAGGLVLLRASLGRHGEASDLQRDDDELVAAALADVRAATGYAGAVADSRVTRWGGALPQYAVGHLDRVARVRAAVDALPGLAVCGAVYDGVGLAACVGAAHDAASGVAAYLSDRRARIET
- a CDS encoding DUF4349 domain-containing protein; this encodes MTRRTVFGTTITLLAALALAGCGGSDDSDSGSDSAGGSAADLSAPEADAPAGEGDGEAAQNDAAQDEAAPEEAQSDGGVLANVASAVEGRSIIYTVDLSIETDNVVAAANRAAAIATTSGGFVASEQVDGDRDAVLTLKVPADGHQQAVTELETLGDVTSRSRGTEDVTQEVVDTASRIESQRASIVRIRALLADATALTDVVSIESELATREADLDALLSRQQQLAGLTTMATVTLHLYEQGEAPPPQEEDDDRGFLAGLAGGWDAFVAVGGGFLTALGAVLPFAALAALVGVPAYRITRRRRGQAPAAAPATPAPPAA
- the hemE gene encoding uroporphyrinogen decarboxylase — its product is MSDVTVTYDENAAAPADPSDSLFARACRGERTSRPPVWFMRQAGRSLPEYRRLREGVPMLESCTRPDMVTEITLQPVRRYGVDAAIFYSDIVVPLRAVGVDVDVKPGVGPVLGRPIRSRADLDLLRPLEPGEVSFVDEAVRALVGELGGTPLIGFAGAPFTLASYLVEGGPSKHHEVTKALMHSDPELWHELLSRVAGISAMFLDVQVRAGASAVQLFDSWAGALSAADYAKYVHPHSAEVLDSVIDVPRIHFGVGTSEFLPLMASAGADVVGVDWRLPLDEAALRVPGKPLQGNLDPALLGADWPVVEREVHRIVAEGRRAPAHIFNLGHGVLPATDPGVLARVVETVQAAGGAGVAGAAAGA
- a CDS encoding DUF3000 domain-containing protein produces the protein MARDTEGLQPGVPAVFERAVRSLTSAQFRREVRLEETPAPKRLAPHTHALSADVFVDEADEDATATGRLVLLYDPAGQESWHGEFRLVTYLRASLEPEMGADPLLLAVGWTWIIDSLAGRSAPYTAASGTVTRVASEGFGGMAGELASAEIEIRASWTPLEPDLTAQALAWGDALTTAAGLMPLPAGVVPMPPTRRRRGR
- a CDS encoding HRDC domain-containing protein; this translates as MTLTDDASTPLLEPRDGLPDVVTDDDTLKATIAAFAAADGPVAVDAERASGYRYGHRAYLIQLRRRGAGTALIDPIPLPDLSALGAALADTEWVLHAASQDLACLAEVGMKPVRLFDTELAGRLLGLPRVGLGPLVDSVLGYALEKGHSAADWSTRPLPEDWLRYAALDVELLVELRDALEERLRDAGKLGWAHEEFAAIAAAPQQEPRADPWRRTSGMHRIRDRRRLAVVRQLWYARDELARQRDLSPGRVLPDAAIVEASLTMPTSAEAMSAMPVYRGRSQRRELSRWFGAVADARALPDKELPPQTAPYDGPPPPRAWATRQPDAAARLTAARARVGEIAEANELPVENLLTPDTLRRAAWQPPAPATAEAIGELFRSRGAREWQIELTADAVADAFANPAPPEPASPPEAPPEPPAPEAGSPEAGPPEPAA
- a CDS encoding GNAT family N-acetyltransferase, whose amino-acid sequence is MRLENVEPPSGLTTDGFVLRPILATDAELDYAAVMESRDYLRTWEQTTWPEDDFTVAANRADLEKLEERHVARQAFTYTVMDPAGTECLGCVYLMPTDGRSFAGARITPVGDHRWDDYAAAVYFWVRRSRLAARTDRVLLDALRTWLATDWRLGGYLFVTNEQFTQQVELIRDTDLELRFEVEEPDKPGRYLAYE
- a CDS encoding GNAT family N-acetyltransferase, producing the protein MLIDHFPVLGLRLRTPRLELRLPTPEELAELGELAVDGIHGPDLMPFGVPWTELPPDQLARRVIQRHWKTLAELKPDSWALNLAVFADGVPVGVQELEADDFAIQREIHSESWLGLRHQGRGIGTEMRAAMLHLAFAGLGADEAVSVGYLDNHASLQVSRKLGYAENGVGRSVSKGKLTFEQRFRLTRQAWEQHRSVDVTIEGLEPCLSLLGAEKE
- a CDS encoding protoporphyrinogen/coproporphyrinogen oxidase — its product is MTGSYDLIVIGAGPAGLAAAWRAAQRGLKVALLERADHVGGLAASFEVGGVRVDQGSHRLDPGTPPEILRDLRALLGDDLQQRRRTSRIRVGDQWLALPLRADEVARRLPASFLAKVARDSAVSRFRREEGDTYGGLVRNRVGPALYESVYGPLAEKLWGMPGDRISADQARRQTDRLGTWRVAARALRRSRKRGTSATGGGYYYPRTGFGQLVEVLADAAVTAGVEIRCEAEVDRVRVTEDEVEVSTQDGDLITGGLVFSTLPLPVLARIARPAPSLTSIESSARLRYRAMLLVYVVHQGGRWSPFDSHDIPDPRTPVIRISEPPNYRANPDDPADRSVLCAEIPCAMTDDVWGLDDESLADLVDETLGLTGLPKVNRVHVESRRIGQSHPIYRVGYEHDLSDVDTWARMIRRVVTLGRQGLFVLENIDQALLMAYGAVDAIRDDGRFDRYAWTVARERFARSGYVDG